From the Leptolyngbyaceae cyanobacterium genome, the window AGCAATTGGCTCACGAGATTTTTCATCAACACATCGAACAAGTCAAGCGCGTTGTGCCATCAGAGCGGTTGTTAGTTTACCAAGTTAAAGAGGGTTGGCAACCATTGTGTCAGTTCCTTGATGTACCCGTTCCTGACCAGCCTTTCCCACATCTCAACGAACGCGCCACCTTTGGACAAGCATCTAAACAGTTGTTTTAAGGCTACGCCGTCATGCAAGATTTCAAAAAAAACAGCCCTTGGCGAGGCTGAAGTAATCGGGTATCGGTTCAAATTTAAATAGGGAGTGTCGAGTTCCGTTGAAAAAGATTGCTAGTTACATCACGATCGATAGTTCATCAGCAACTTGAATTCGTCCTTTGACTAAAGAACGAATCAAACGATCGAGACAACCCCGTTCTTCATCGCTGATAGATTCGTCGAGAATGGCAGCCATCATACCGTAGCGATCGGCTTTGGTGAGGCGGTGGGTATCGGAAACGGTAGCGATTAGTTCGTTGATTGCGCCGGGGAGGAGGTTAACTGGAGACATGGGGAAGCTTGGGAACTCGACACTTTTATAATCTCCTGGATTCCTTGGTTGATGGGTGATTGTACTGGATTGGCAAAGGTGATAATACCGAGAGAGATTGGTGATTGTACTCGATCGTTAATGGTGATGGCAGTCACACCATATTATATGGATCGCCAAATCAAAAATGCGTTGGCGTAGTCTGTGCGTAGCACTTATCGCTCACATCTTGCACCAAAGTCTCCAAGCCCGGTTTCTCAAGTCTTATTGAGAAAAATGCCAGATTTGCGATCGCACATTTCCCATCACCAAATCCTTCCTTAACTACTTGGTGTGACTAACATCACTTCAGCCATTGCGTCAAGTCACATTTACATTCCTTAACATTGCGTTACATTGATTTACATAAGAAACAAAAAGGAAAAAGAGCGATGTATACCACCAACGAAGAAGGAATCCTCAACAACTACGCCATCGAGCCAAAAATGTCATACAGCGAGTACCCCTCACCAGAGCAGCAACGTCGCTATGCCCTTCAGGGTGGAGTTGCTTTACTACTAATTACTTCGCTAATCCTGATTGCTTTTGCAGCCTAATCTAACTAAGTAGGATGGTATGAAGAAACGCATATGGGCAAGGCGGGTAAGATAAGCGAGTAAAACGGTTGTATATCAAGCAATATAACTAAACCCGCCCCTACAAACTTACCTTCGTTTTTTCATGGAACATTGCGGAAGCTGAAGCAATAGAAGCTGAAAATATAGATTTTGTATTTACTGATGGTCATGCAGTTATGGCTTATGCGGAATTTTATGACGATATCGCCACCTTAGAGTTTGTAAACTTGGGAGCGACTTCATACGCAAGGCTGGATGAAACCGATAAATACGGTAGAAAGTGGGAGTCTAGGC encodes:
- a CDS encoding ssl1498 family light-harvesting-like protein — protein: MYTTNEEGILNNYAIEPKMSYSEYPSPEQQRRYALQGGVALLLITSLILIAFAA